A section of the Triticum dicoccoides isolate Atlit2015 ecotype Zavitan chromosome 7A, WEW_v2.0, whole genome shotgun sequence genome encodes:
- the LOC119331591 gene encoding eEF1A lysine and N-terminal methyltransferase-like, which produces MAVCAELSQLQHIEPSRFISFSFPNPLLHDASNPYGDADDHAELLRVAVIDSPAPAAPSPPSPRTAAMLVPAGRHCDWIFSTRAGQLHLLLSSRSQCTISRLILVGPEIPAPSPRVVRCAAARPDPDPARARLLPLLLSLCPRAAFGNGAIPDVPLLSFHDDLLRLVPVQVVAGPVVGEMLVEDVAVDCAPGPAELRRRLRFKRMPCLIQTQVRLARPMSAAAAAASSSLLEALEEGPASSLQPEVGGPLVQPYLQAMVAGLALIDSSVEENARSGARPRCLCAGVGGGALPMSIRVGLGFDVLGVEADCVVLDVARNYFGLVEDEFLHVRVGDAIQMVQDFAHGDEPDSKFSAIMVDLDSPDAMCGVSAPPLEMTHRSILLAARRILHHHGVLVLNVIPPAADASFYKGLIDVLHQVFSELHEIDVGNGENFVLVARVSPTESTLLDSSRLFRTELRKLTGDFLELIRKVEIPS; this is translated from the coding sequence ATGGCGGTGTGCGCGGAGCTGAGCCAGCTGCAGCACATCGAGCCCTCccgcttcatctccttctccttccccaacCCTCTCCTCCACGATGCCTCCAACCCTTACGGCGACGCCGACGACCACGCGGAGCTCCTCCGGGTGGCCGTCATCGACTCCCCTGCCCCCGCGGCGCCATCCCCGCCCTCCCCGCGGACGGCGGCGATGCTCGTCCCGGCCGGCCGGCACTGCGACTGGATCTTCTCCACCCGCGCCGGGCagctccacctcctcctctcctcccgaTCCCAGTGCACAATCTCTCGTCTTATACTCGTCGGCCCAGAGATCCCCGCTCCCTCTCCTCGGGTCGTTCGCTGCGCCGCCGCTCGCCCGGACCCGGATCCTGCTCGCGCGCGGCTCCTCCCGCTCCTCCTGTCCCTCTGCCCCAGGGCTGCGTTTGGCAACGGTGCCATCCCTGACGTCCCGCTGCTCTCcttccacgatgacctccttcggCTTGTTCCTGTCCAGGTTGTCGCCGGTCCTGTCGTCGGCGAGATGCTTGTCGAGGATGTGGCCGTGGACTGCGCTCCTGGCCCGGCCGAGTTGCGCCGGAGGCTGCGTTTCAAGCGCATGCCGTGCCTTATACAGACCCAGGTGCGCCTTGCCCGGCCAatgtctgctgctgctgccgctgcttctTCTTCGTTGTTGGAGGCATTGGAGGAGGGGCCTGCTAGTTCGTTACAGCCTGAGGTGGGTGGACCATTAGTCCAGCCTTACCTCCAGGCCATGGTTGCTGGCCTTGCACTCATTGATTCATCGGTGGAGGAGAATGCTCGGTCAGGTGCAAGGCCGAGGTGCCTTTGCGCTGGCGTTGGTGGTGGAGCTCTTCCAATGTCCATCAGAGTGGGACTTGGCTTCGATGTACTGGGCGTTGAGGCTGATTGTGTTGTCCTAGACGTTGCAAGGAACTATTTTGGACTGGTGGAGGATGAGTTCCTTCATGTACGTGTTGGCGATGCTATTCAAATGGTTCAGGATTTTGCACATGGAGATGAGCCTGATTCGAAATTCAGTGCAATTATGGTGGATCTTGACTCCCCTGATGCTATGTGTGGTGTCAGTGCGCCGCCATTGGAGATGACCCATAGAAGCATCCTTCTTGCTGCACGCAGAATTCTACATCATCATGGAGTGCTGGTACTGAATGTAATCCCTCCTGCTGCTGATGCATCCTTCTACAAAGGGCTGATTGATGTTCTTCACCAGGTTTTCTCTGAGTTACACGAAATAGATGTTGGTAATGGTGAAAATTTTGTTCTTGTTGCCAGAGTGTCACCGACTGAAAGCACCCTTCTTGATAGTTCAAGGCTCTTTCGGACGGAATTGAGGAAATTAACTGGGGATTTTTTGGAACTAATAAGAAAAGTTGAAATTCCAAGTTAG
- the LOC119331590 gene encoding auxin response factor 21-like, with amino-acid sequence MAAPEGSGAGGGEGARGSRVNQELWYACAGPLVALPPPGSLVVYFPQGHSEQVAASMRKDADAQIPSYPNLPSKLICILHSVTMESDPDTDEVYARMTLQPVSNVTQCDKEILLASELALKQNKPQTEFFCKTLTASDTSTHGGFSVPRRAAERIFPRLDFSLQPPAQELQARDLHDTIWTFRHIFRGQPKRHLLTTGWSLFISGKRLLAGDSVLFIRDAKQQLLLGIRRANRQPTNLSSSVLSSDSMHIGVLAAAAHAAANNSQFTIFYNPRASPSEFVIPFAKYQKAVYGNQLSLGMRFRMMFETEESGTRRYMGTITGISDLDPVRWKNSQWRNIQVAWDEAAPSERRTRVSLWDIEPVIAPFFIYPTPLFTAKRAREPGMIDDDSSGMDNLFKRTMPWLGEEICKKDMNTQNSIVPGLNLAQSLQWMNMQQNLSLAGTVMQPELLNSLAGKHVQNLSAADISRQISFQPQFLQQNNIQFNTSLLPQQNQQAEQLAKAIATPNQLGNIMVLQKVDQNCNSGQKQHTVTQSVQGSQANLNVTQPEHVAQAQFQQPRVILQAQLQQQQPLVQSHTVFQGGLQQIQVLQQQQPHLQQQPQHHQQVQHSVQEQQQMKIQPVHVSSDANMNTQLSDHQMKLQLLKALHSQQHLTMEQQKMLFDLQQQVVNSQSDPQQCVQGATQTVGFHNSNTIQYAAQQKAQSHQPIEDSPRGTIPVAKSDIVTSMGASSLNVAGRMQSVRTDNVPSSSTSPSTTTNHVLLQSIPSSSKNQSLPTAAKTSQSSVVLGPTIEQEMKSYQSVKPTIMIPKMIEQGPATERDYITNPHMDYLDTSSSATSVCLSQADGSLQQNFPSSSFDQHQLLRDTAPDSEFEISDPTNNLLFGVNIDGQLGLPLNADALLANSIENDKFMDEMAGNGISNYISSKDSQQELSSSMISHSLGVADMGFNSIDSAINDPPFLNRNSRAPAPAHQRMRTYTKVHKRGAVGRSIDMNRYSGYDELKHDIARMFGIEGQLGDQSRVGWKLVYEDHEKDVLLVGDDPWEDFLNCVRCIRILSPQEEMQMRLVGDFGDGFLPNQACSSSDGGQPW; translated from the exons ATGGCGGCGCCGGAGGGCTCTGGCGCCGGCGGCGGGGAGGGGGCGAGGGGGAGCAGGGTGAACCAGGAGCTGTGGTACGCGTGCGCGGGGCCGCTGGTGGCGCTGCCGCCGCCGGGGAGCCTCGTCGTCTACTTCCCGCAGGGACACAGCGAGCAG GTCGCAGCATCTATGCGAAAGGATGCAGACGCGCAGATTCCAAGCTATCCAAATCTTCCATCAAAGCTGATATGCATCCTCCACAGCGTCACTATGGAG TCTGATCCTGACACGGATGAAGTTTATGCTCGGATGACTCTCCAGCCAGTTAGCAAT GTTACACAGTGTGACAAGGAGATATTGCTGGCATCAGAGCTTGCCCTGAAACAAAACAAGCCACAAACAGAATTCTTCTGCAAAACATTGACCGCGAGTGATACGAGCACTCATGGAGGATTCTCCGTGCCACGGCGTGCTGCAGAGAGGATTTTCCCTCGTCTT GACTTCTCATTGCAACCTCCTGCTCAGGAACTCCAGGCCAGGGATTTacatgataccatttggacattccGTCATATATTTAGAG GCCAGCCTAAAAGGCATCTTCTGACTACTGGCTGGAGCCTATTTATTAGTGGAAAGAGACTTCTTGCTGGGGACTCAGTCTTATTTATTAG GGATGCAAAACAGCAACTCCTCTTGGGGATCAGGCGAGCAAATAGGCAACCTACTAACCTCTCATCATCCGTCTTGTCTAGTGATAGCATGCATATCGGAGTTCTTGCTGCTGCAGCTCATGCAGCAGCAAATAACAGCCAATTTACAATATTCTATAACCCAAG GGCTAGTCCTTCAGAATTTGTGATTCCTTTTGCCAAGTACCAGAAGGCAGTTTATGGCAACCAATTATCTCTTGGCATGCGGTTTAGAATGATGTTTGAAACCGAAGAATCTGGAACAAGAAG GTACATGGGTACAATAACTGGCATAAGTGATCTGGATCCTGTAAGGTGGAAAAACTCTCAGTGGCGCAATATTCAG GTTGCATGGGATGAAGCAGCACCAAGTGAAAGACGCACCAGGGTTTCCCTTTGGGACATTGAGCCTGTCATCGCTCCTTTCTTCATCTATCCCACACCATTATTCACTGCAAAGCGTGCGAGGGAACCTGGGATGATAG ATGATGATAGCTCTGGAATGGATAATCTTTTTAAGAGAACCATGCCATGGCTTGGTGAGGAGATATGCAAGAAAGATATGAATACTCAGAACAGCATAGTGCCTGGTCTAAACTTAGCTCAGTCACTTCAGTGGATGAATATGCAGCAGAACTTGTCACTAGCTGGCACAGTTATGCAACCAGAGTTGCTAAACTCATTAGCTGGCAAACATGTGCAAAATTTGTCCGCAGCTGATATATCAAGGCAAATCAGCTTTCAGCCCCAattcctgcaacaaaataacatccAGTTCAACACCTCGTTACTACCTCAGCAAAACCAACAGGCTGAACAGTTAGCGAAAGCTATAGCTACACCAAACCAACTGGGAAATATTATGGTACTACAGAAGGTAGATCAAAATTGCAATTCTGGCCAGAAGCAGCATACAGTTACTCAATCAGTGCAAGGCAGCCAGGCAAACTTGAACGTCACACAGCCTGAACATGTTGCCCAAGCTCAGTTCCAGCAACCTCGAGTTATTCTCCAGGCTCAACTCCAGCAACAGCAACCTCTGGTCCAGAGTCATACCGTCTTTCAGGGAGGCCTTCAGCAAATCCAGGTCCTGCAGCAACAGCAACCACAtttgcagcaacaacctcaacatcaTCAGCAGGTTCAGCACTCAGTACAGGAGCAGCAACAAATGAAGATACAACCTGTTCACGTGTCCAGTGATGCGAACATGAATACACAACTATCTGATCATCAAATGAAACTTCAATTATTAAAGGCTCTACATTCACAGCAACATCTGACCATGGAGCAGCAGAAAATGCTTTTTGATTTGCAGCAACAAGTGGTAAATTCTCAGTCAGATCCTCAGCAATGTGTGCAAGGAGCTACCCAAACTGTTGGCTTTCACAACAGCAACACCATCCAGTATGCAGCGCAGCAAAAGGCCCAGTCTCACCAACCGATTGAAGATTCGCCTAGGGGTACCATTCCTGTTGCAAAATCAGATATTGTTACCTCCATGGGTGCTAGCTCTTTGAATGTGGCTGGCCGAATGCAGTCAGTGAGGACAGATAATGTTCCGTCTTCGTCAACATCACCATCCACTACCACTAATCATGTTCTTTTGCAGTCCATCCCAAGTAGCTCCAAGAACCAGAGTTTACCAACTGCAGCAAAAACATCTCAATCATCTGTTGTCTTGGGCCCTACAATTGAACAGGAAATGAAGTCTTACCAGAGTGTGAAGCCAACAATAATGATTCCCAAGATGATTGAACAAGGGCCAGCTACTGAACGAGACTACATAACCAACCCCCACATGGATTACTTGGATACGTCCTCCTCAGCTACTTCGGTTTGCCTTTCTCAGGCTGATGGATCATTGCAACAAAACTTTCCATCTTCATCCTTCGATCAGCATCAGCTGTTGAGGGACACAGCTCCAGATAGTGAGTTTGAGATTTCAGATCCAACAAATAACCTTCTATTTGGGGTGAACATTGATGGTCAACTGGGCTTACCACTTAATGCAGATGCCTTGCTTGCAAATAGCATTGAAAATGATAAATTCATGGATGAGATGGCTGGAAATGGCATTTCTAACTACATTTCATCTAAGGATTCTCAACAAGAGTTATCATCTTCAATGATTTCACATTCACTTGGAGTTGCTGACATGGGATTCAATTCTATAGATTCTGCAATCAATGATCCCCCATTCTTAAATAGAAATTCCAGGGCACCGGCTCCTGCACATCAACGCATGCGAACTTACACCAAG GTGCACAAACGTGGTGCTGTAGGGAGATCCATCGACATGAACCGTTATTCAGGGTATGATGAACTGAAGCATGACATTGCGCGGATGTTTGGTATCGAGGGGCAGCTTGGTGACCAAAGTAGAGTTGGCTGGAAACTAGTATATGAAGATCATGAGAAGGATGTTCTACTAGTTGGTGATGACCCATGGGA GGATTTTCTGAACTGCGTACGGTGCATCAGGATTCTTTCTCCACAGGAAGAAATGCAAATGAGATTGGTTGGTGACTTCGGAGACGGCTTTCTACCCAACCAGGCCTGCAGCAGCTCAGATGGGGGTCAACCTTGGTAA